In Methanofastidiosum sp., the following proteins share a genomic window:
- a CDS encoding DUF356 domain-containing protein: METTFVLLRSESFDKILTSLSDMKRYGDLKVIGKPKVITEEFSETLLKKTLKQEVKIKFKANVIASVEGEGGLIIDRLRKIHPPAHMIAITDKNELYLLVQRSLKDFNNLKGYTKPKVGE, encoded by the coding sequence GTGGAAACTACTTTTGTGCTTCTGAGATCAGAATCATTTGATAAAATATTGACATCTCTCTCTGATATGAAGAGATATGGTGACCTAAAGGTAATTGGGAAACCCAAAGTTATCACAGAGGAATTTTCAGAAACACTTTTGAAAAAAACCCTAAAACAAGAAGTAAAAATAAAATTTAAAGCCAATGTGATAGCATCCGTTGAGGGCGAAGGCGGTCTAATAATAGACAGACTTCGAAAGATTCACCCTCCTGCACACATGATTGCTATAACTGATAAAAATGAACTCTATTTACTAGTTCAAAGGTCACTTAAAGATTTTAATAATCTAAAAGGGTATACAAAACCAAAGGTGGGAGAATGA
- a CDS encoding pantetheine-phosphate adenylyltransferase, which translates to MKVIASGTFDRLHEGHKHFLMSAFSLGYVYIGLTSENMIKNKPYAESIQSFETRKNNLIQCLAEEGKTNNYDYQIIEINDRYGFAIESMEADVIVVTSDTLDTAKEINDIRAELGIYPLDIIEVDLIIKDNKKISSSDLRKEEND; encoded by the coding sequence ATGAAGGTCATTGCATCAGGAACCTTTGATCGACTCCATGAAGGCCATAAACATTTCTTAATGTCTGCATTTTCACTCGGTTATGTATATATCGGATTAACATCTGAAAACATGATAAAAAATAAACCATACGCAGAAAGTATCCAAAGTTTTGAAACTAGAAAAAATAATCTAATCCAATGCTTGGCTGAAGAAGGGAAAACAAATAACTATGATTACCAAATAATAGAAATAAATGATAGATACGGATTTGCAATAGAGTCAATGGAAGCTGATGTGATTGTTGTAACTTCTGATACACTTGATACGGCAAAAGAAATAAATGACATAAGAGCAGAATTAGGAATTTATCCCCTTGATATAATAGAAGTAGATTTGATTATTAAAGATAATAAAAAAATATCTTCCAGTGATTTGAGAAAGGAAGAAAATGATTAA
- a CDS encoding Lrp/AsnC family transcriptional regulator has translation MNSNVRLDEKDRQIITLFQKNPEISQSDIAEIIGLSQPSVGMRIKKLKDRGILSHIVGMNFKKVNLFLAKVEIAAKNSQNIIDTFSKCPFFINALMVSGKYNMTLLFMGENIATLESIVDYHLRQNLDIKEVDFNIIISPVKDLVMPVKITLEGERGCDLDCDGCPYYKSGRCLGCPATSAYKGDFWRKD, from the coding sequence ATGAATAGTAATGTGCGACTTGATGAAAAGGATAGGCAAATAATAACACTTTTTCAAAAAAATCCCGAGATATCACAAAGTGATATAGCCGAAATAATAGGTCTTTCACAGCCTTCTGTTGGGATGAGAATAAAAAAACTCAAGGATAGAGGAATACTCTCCCATATTGTAGGAATGAACTTTAAGAAGGTTAATCTCTTCCTTGCTAAAGTTGAGATAGCTGCAAAAAATTCACAAAATATAATTGATACTTTTTCCAAATGCCCGTTCTTCATTAATGCTCTTATGGTATCAGGAAAATATAATATGACGCTTCTTTTTATGGGGGAAAACATTGCAACTCTCGAATCTATTGTTGACTATCATTTAAGACAAAATCTGGACATAAAAGAAGTTGATTTTAATATAATTATAAGTCCAGTAAAGGATCTAGTAATGCCAGTCAAGATAACATTAGAAGGTGAAAGAGGATGCGATCTAGATTGTGATGGATGCCCTTACTACAAATCTGGAAGATGTCTTGGATGCCCAGCGACTAGTGCTTACAAAGGAGATTTCTGGAGAAAAGATTAA